The genomic interval CTTGTCTGAGTTCAACCGATTCCGCCGAGTTTAAAACAAGCTAGCTCGTGTAAACTTGTTACCACTTACGAGTTTATCATATTTCGATTTCACAACCAAGTCGACTCAAATTCATGACTTGAACTCGTAAAATTAGACGAGTTTACGAGTTACCATAGAGTTAACAATCTTGCTTCACgagaaatataaaattgtggCTAATTTTATGAGTTATATTATTTGAACTTAAAAAGCTAACATTAGACCTAAATAAATTACTCATTAGATTAATGAGCTTCCGTATAAATCATTCACAAGAATCTGACAAGTTTGAATAATGATTGTAACAATTTTTGTTAGACTTTATTATCTATCAGATGAATTTTAGATTACTAGAGTCTATTTTTCTTGAGAATCGAAGGGTAAAGACggaaaaaataacattatatttCTTTACTCAAAGCTCTTAGAAATGCATATTCCTTTACCGAGGCCACAAAATAGACATGCATGAATTGAAATTAtcaacaatacaaccttcttCAAAAAAATTAGATTGAACAATTTGTAGcattgaacatttttttttatttaaaaaaaagcaCTGTTACAAAGTTCCAACAAAATTCATAATTCATAATGTTAAAGTTTCGTCAGATACAtatatgtttgacattttagcaacaaaaagaaaaattagcCTAAATGTCATTTCAACAAAAGCTCGCAGTAAACAACCTGGTTCAAAAAAATTTGTCTTGAATGAAGAATTCAAGAGAACAACATGAAGTTCAAGGATAaagatataaaaagaaaatcaatgcAAAAAGACAAGAGTGCATCAAAAATTTATTGTCTTAAACAAAGAAGAATTCCTTCAAAATAACAAAACTCAAATTGTAATATTCTTTTTCGGAAAGCTTCATTGGCATATAGTTTCTATTCATAAGGATCGTGATAATtagacaaaatttattttttcgcGGATGAATTTTTCACATTTCAAATTCCTTTTAGCTgatatattttatgtcatttattttttgacattttttaatttgaagtatAATTAACACATTCTAATTTGAGGAGATATTAAATATCTGacttaattagttagttaaattagttagttagttacatTAGTTAATTAGTTACTTATTTGATTAACTATATATATGAGACTATCTAACTCTTGATGTAATTCAACCCTCTCTATTATCAATATgattaaagtttttttattttattttatttatctcttatCAATTACTTAAATCTAAAATTGTAATATGAGATAATTTTACATAatagtagattttttttttaaactctcaTGTTAAATTCATTAAGAGACAAATCAAAATAGTTCATGCTCTACTAAGATGGCCCTATTTTTTGCTAGTttcattgatattttaatatgtattcaataatttattatattattcagtaaacaatttattattaatgaaatgttaagagttaattttgtaaaaaaataacatttttattttgacgttaaaaagaaaagaagtaaaaagtaacatttttagattataaaaaaaatctaaagattaaagagataaatatataatttaatgttaGGCCACAGAGACAACCCgatgaatattttgtatttgGTTAAGAGTAATTATATATCTGAATTGAACATCacattttaacttaaaattttaagataataaatttatgagttCTCTCAGTTATATATTATTCAACCATCACTTTTTAAGCAACATAAGACTTCCAACTTAAACttgccacaaaatatttaattgcacccaaataaaaattagtatgtttgttttatttaattgtaattttgctCCATCTATTTTACCAATTCGTAAAATAGctcattctattttaaaatttgacaattttagttcttccattaaatttgttaactaaaaaaaataatttaacatgtTTTAAATGACTGACATATGATCTCatgatataaaatcatttatatatattaattttttataaagaaaaaataagatgtattaattatttatatattattaattatattataaaaataaataatttcaaccattaaaattaaaaattttaaataattttattataatttcatacatattatcatgtcacattatttaaaatatattatatctttatcttttaaataaaacacTCCAAAATTGGTATCAACATCGAATTAGTAGGGGGATAGCCTGTCACGAATGTGACTCATGTCATGTGGAGCCCACTTCTTTTGTTATGACTTCAATTACATTTTCTTTACTTAAATAACACAATCCCTCTATTTCCCCTCTCTCATTCTCTCTctcaaacttatttattttacctttCACATGGGAGAAGCTCAAGAACTGCAACTTCACAAAATGGGTATGTCACTCAAACTTTCATCTTCCAttttcatatacatatataaatagcACTTTTAtgttattcctttttttttttttaccaaaatcaTGTTATTCTTTTATGAACTTTTAATTATGTTatgaaattgtattttatgtctagtaaaatcaaaacaattaattaaataatgccTGTCTTTCTTTTGCACTAGTTATAATTAAAACCTATTTTACTACCATGTTCACCTAAACAATAATGTTTGGCTATGATTATAAGCTAAGAAATTAAAGAGAAATCCTATCTAATTCTATAATTTGTATAAGAATAAAAACCGATGAATAATTAGACATAAGCAAACAATTAGCAAGTAATAGATACAATCATGGAAGAGGTAAGCTATTGAACCACCCttgtatttttctataaataaaaatactgtttaaggtgacttacacatatcaattaaaacaaccaataattttttttttataatattgtttttaaataccctttattattattattattattattattattattattattattattattttattattattattattcacatatttttctattttgaatttataattaattaagtgtattattgaaaaaataataactaatattGTATTTAACTTGGAAAACGACaaataaattagagtaattaaattgttttacaaAAGCGACGATTAAGGATAATGGATGgagtatatatatgttttttgatcaatttgtattattttttgtagAAGCCAATGCAGACAAAGAAACATTTTCAATGGAGGAAAATAGGTTTGAAGATCAAATAATGAATGAATCAATTAAGATGAATAAGAAAAGAAGGTACTATTTAAAGGTAGCAATTTATGTTGCACTTATTTTAGTAGGCCAATCATCAGCAACACTTCTAGGAAGATTGTACTATGAAAAAGGAGGAAAGAGTAAATGGATGGCAACACTTGTTCAACTTGTTGGTTTCCCAATTCTACTACCttgttattttttcatttcatcaaccaaaaaaaataataatattactattGATCCAAATAAACCATCTTTTTTCATGCTAACTTTTGTGTATGTCTCAATTGGCATACTTGTTGCATTAATTTGTTACTTATTTTCATTTGGGCTATTGTACCTCCCTGTCTCAACATTTACATTAATTTCTTCATCTCAATTAGCTTTCAATGCTTTATTTGCATATTTCCTAAATTCACTAAAACTCACACCTTGCATAATAAACTCCTTAGTCCTACTAACAATTTCCTCTGCCCTCCTTATGTTCCAAAATGAGTCATCAAATTCCACAAATTCATCCAATAAAATGTATGTGATTGGATTCATGTGCACTTTAGGTGCATCTGCTGGAATTGGATTGATACTTTCCCTTACACAACTAGCTTTCAAGAAGgttatcaaaattcaaaattttaaagttgTCATGGATATGATAATATATCAACAATTAGTAGCTACTTGTATTATTCTAGTAGGATTTTTTGCAAGTGGAGAGTGGAATGGTATAAAGAAGGAAATGCAAGAGTATGAGATGGGGAAAGTTCCCTATGTGCTTGATCTCACTTTCATAGCCATAACATGGCAAGTGTTTAGTATTGGTTGTGTTGGACTTATTTTTGAGGTTTCTTCACTATTCTCTAATGCTATAAGTGTTTTGGGTATGCCTATTGTGCCTATATTAGCTGTGGTATTTTTTCAAGACAAAATGAATGGAATTAAAGTCATATCTATGATACTAGCTGTTTGGggatttatatcatatatttatcaACAATACTTGGATGAGAACAACaccaaaatagaaaatagaGACACTCTTGGTGCTATCAAGGATTCTTCACCTTTAGAAGCGGGTAATGAAAGTGGTGAAAACGGATTCGAGTTAATATTGGATTGAGAATTCACACCAATTCGAATGTTGTTTGTAATTCTAGTTTTATTATATGCTTGGATAATTATAATACCATGACGTGtacttattatatatttattatatatttttaggaATTATATTAGATTATGTAATCCTAGATGTAATTCAACACTCTCTGTTATCAATatgatttaagtttttttattttatttattctttatcAATCACTTAAATCAAGAATCGTAATATGAGATAATTTTACATAATAGTAGagaaaatatgagaaaataatATAGATTTAGAACACAAGATGCGCATAACTAAGAAAAAGTTGAttataataaatagataatacTATTTTAGAATAAAGTAGGTTAAAATGCAGTTTTAGTCTCTATTTTATCAAATCAACAATTTtgattttccattttttttcctacaattttgatctctatttttaaaattgttgacATTTGGTCACCCTTCTCAATTTGTCATTTCAATTTATGTGGCATACATTTTAGTGACCTGTATACAATGATATGGAAAATCATGGTGACatagattttaaattaaattaaataatacctcttcaataatttaaaaatttatttcaatgaaaaaaaattaaaattatttgtgttttcataatttctgaaaataaaaaacaatgttttaaaaattacttttggtttttaaaacaaaattttgaaaataaaaaatcaaaagtcacaaaatattatttacttttatatttatttttttctggaatttttaaattaaaaaaatcattttttttaattttcataaaattttaaagaaaaaaaaaagtaatttgttgaaagattattttcaaaatacatttaaagtaaaaaaacagaaattttatttatttaaaagattaatgtgggtattatttgatttaaattatatctCACCATAATTTATCATATCATCAAGTACACGTTAGTAAAATGTTTTTCACATCATCAAAATTAACTATAATTGAAAAGGAGGACTAAATGTTAACAATTTTAAGAAGGATGGTCCgaaattgaaaaaaacaataatagaaaaacaaatgtcaacaattttaaaaatagaaaaaccaaAATTccgaaaaaaaataataagagattaaaattgcagattttatactaaaatataaacaaacaaaaaatatgtctaaaaaatgatatatctAAGTTTTATTCAGATGTATTAACTTTACCGAtactatatttaatttagaGGGATtagaaatactaataataacccaacaaattataatcaaattttaagaaTATCTAACGGTAATCAAACAGTAATAtatggttttcaatttttaaaattggacCTTTCTATCTACTACTGAGGACTTGGATTTGCTTGGAAAATAGCCCCAAGTTTTGTTCGCATTTGGTGTTTCGATTTTTGCAACTTGGTTTGGAGTTTATCATTTCGAAGTTTTGTTATTTTGTAATAATGGAGGACAATGACATATAGTGAGTGAACAAGGAGCATCGAACTTATTTCAAGTTGCGTTTTTGACTTTGTGCTTCACGAGTTTTGTTCTGATATCTGAAATAGACATgtagaaaaaagaagaaaaaacacaaacaatgaaaaTGTTTTCACAAAACTAATTAAGGTGAAGTTCTATAGGTGGTATGTGCCTCTGTCATTGTCTGAATGGTCTGTGTGGTCTCAACTCTAGTGTTTCTGGAATTATAGTCATTTCATCAACTTGCTACAAGTTACCTACAATTACTAGTAAAATTAAGTTGATCGAGTTAAACTTTGCGAGTTTTGAGTTTGatctatattaaaaattgataaccTTTCAAACTTATTACTTCAAGTgtaagaaaatagaaaagtagTATAGCATATGAGTTGTAGGACttattttattgaatgaatgaaGTGTGTTATTTATACATAGtttattcatattcattttaAGTGTCCTCTAACtctctaactaactaattaagagattagttagttagttatcaCATACATTTAGTATTTTAACTTGAATTAAAATCTTTCAataccaagaacgttcttggtttattctgatttttctagAACATTTTTGCTTTCTAACACTTTCCCTAATTCAAGTTTCTAAGTGATTTTACACTTAACAATCTCCTTAACTCTTCAAATCTAGTTGTCCTCAATGTCTTGGTCATGATATCTGTCAGCTAAACTTCAATTTGACAATAGATGAACTTTAGTTTGCATCTTTCAACTTGATCTCTTAAGAAGTGAAATCTTGTCTCAATGTGTTTTCGCCTTCCATGAGACACATGGTTCTTTGCTAGATTTATTGATCAAATATTGTCAATCATCAATGGTAATGGCATGCACACTTCAATCTTTAAATATGCTATCAATGATTCCAACCACAATGCTTGGCATGCTGCATAGCTGCCAGCAATATATTCAACCTCACATAAAGAAAGTGATATCAATGGATGCTTCTTTGAGCTCCATGCTATTGAAGATTTCTTGAATTTGAACACATAGCCTAAAGTTCTCTTTCTATCATTCTTATCTGCACACCAatctgaataaccaaccaagtcttcattttcttgtTTTAAATCTGTTGCAAACAAAATTACATGCTCCAATGTGCCTTGAACATATCTCATGATCTCTTAAATGTTAGCAAGTGAGAACGCCTGGTATTCTCCATGAATCTGCTTACCACGCCAACACTATAGCAAATATCAGATCTTGTATCACACAAGTATCTTAGGGAGCCAACAACTTGCTTGAACAGGGTCGAATCAGCCAGCTCTTCTTCAGTTTTTGTTCCTAGCTTTGCATTGCATTCAATTAGTGTGACAGCAGGGTTGCAACCAGCCATATTAAACCTTCTTAAGATCTCTCCAGCATATTTCTTATGGTGCATCAGCAAGCCTTCTTCAATCTCAGTGAACTCCATGCCTGGAAAATAGCTTAGCTTGCCCAAGTCTGTAATTTCAAACTCAGCTTTCATGATTTCCTTGAATTTTGCGCCTTGTTGTTGCTGCTAATTACCAGCAAGTCATCAACATAAAAGCACAATAGGACCATTGTAGGTCTTCCATTCAGTGTGTAATGTCTCACATAAACTCCATATTCCATTGTGAATTTGATGAAGCTAATGCCAATTAGAAATGAGTCAATTCTTTTGTTCCAAGATCTTGGGGCTTGCTTCAACCCATAGAGAGCTTTCCTTAATCTTAATACCTTATCCTCTTTTCCCTCAATCACAAATCATGGTGGTTGAGATACATATACCTTTTTCCAGCAATCCATTCAGAAATACAGACTTAACATCAAGTTGGCACATCATCCAGCCTCTAGCACAGGCCAATGCAATCACAAATATGATTGTTTCAATTCTGGACATTGGAGAAAACACTTCAAAATAATCAATGTATGCCCTTTGCAAGAATCCCTTGACAAACAATCTAGCTTTGTACTTAGCAATTGTTCCATCTGGATTCAACTTCAATTTGTAGACCCACTTTACTCCAATTTGCTTATGTTTCGAAGGCAAGTCAGTCATGTATTAAGTCTGATTCTTTTCAATTGCATTGATATCTTTCATCATTGCTTTCTTCCAGGGTCCTTTCTTCTAGGGTCCTTTCTTCAAGGCTTCTTCAATATTCAAAGGTTATGTATCTTCAAATAAGGCAAAGTACACTAGATCTCCACTGTTGTCAATTTCATTATCATTGTATACTTCAAATTCTCTTAAATCTGTTGGTGCCTGCCTTGCCCTCTGAGATATGTTTGACTCTACTCTGTCTTCATCTATGTTTACATTGGTCTGATGATCCTCTTGCACTTGTGTAGGCTTGCTAGAGTTGTTGGTCTCTTGTTCCCAATCCTAGTGATGGTTGCTGATGGTTTTCTGTGTCCAATCCCACTGCTCTTGCTCAATGATTTTCACATCTCTATTGACTACCACATTGCCTTTGACATGATCATAGAGCTTGTAAGCTCCAGTTGGATGATATCCTACTAGTATCATGGCTTCACTTTTGTCTTGCAGCTTTCTTCTTTTCTGGTCAGACACATGCTTGAAACATAGAGCATCAAATGTTCTCAAGTGCCCTATTACTGGTTTCCTTCCACTCCAAACTACCTATCGCACCTTCTCTGGTAGCTTTTTTGTTGGACATTTATTTAGGATGTATGCAGCAGTTGATGCAACCTCACCCCAAAACTTATGGTTATATTCCTTCTTTTAGTCATACCATTGTGTTGAGGTGTGTAAGGAGTTGTTATCTCATGTTCAATTCCATTCTTGACACAAAATCCTTGAATTCATAGGATGTATATTCTCCTCCTCCATCTATCCTTAGCACGTTGACAACTTCTCCACTTTAATCTTGAAGTTCTTGAATTTGTCCAATGCCTCAtctttggttttaatcaaataaatccaTAACATTCTACTTAATTCATCAACAAAGGTTATGAAATACTTATTACCTCCTAATGATAGCACCTCAAATGGTCCACATATGTCACTATGAACCActtcaagaatgttcttcgctCTTGCTTGCACTTGTTATTTCAATGAGTTCCTTGATTGTTTTCTTGCCAAACACACTTCACACACCTTCTCAGGAACGTCAATCATAGGAAATCCACTAACCATCTCCTTGACTCCTAGCTGCTGCAAGCTTCTGAAGTTGAGATGTCCAAATCTTAAGTACCAAAGCCAATTTTCATCAATTGAGCTTGTTGCCTTCAAACATTGAATATATGCAGCTTGTATGTTGATAACAAAGATTATGTTCTTTGAAAGAGGGGCCTTTAATATCATCTTCTTTTGCCCATCTTACATCTCTAAGGCATCATCTTTCATAATCACTTGAAACCCTTTCTAAACCAGTTGTCATATGCTCAAGAAGTTACTCTTCATTCTTGGCACATACAACACATTTTCAATCACCACTGTTTTGCGATTTCTTCTCTTGACCACCATGTTGCCAACTCCCTCAGCGTCCAAGCTTCTATCATCAGCAAACATGATCTTGCTCCTTCTTGATGTATCAATGTCCACCAACCATTCTTTGTGACTTGTCATATGTTTGGAGCATCCAATATCAAGAAACCAGAATTGAGACGAAGAGTGTTCTTCGTTTGTGGTAGCCATTCACAAGATTGATTTATGAGTctaacgaagaacgttcttcgatTGTTGTAGCCATTAACAAAACTGTGTTCGAGTCTGAATCATCTTCTTTAGCTACACAAGCCTCATCCTCgtctttatttttctgttttccTTTACCAGACTAGCATTCATCAGCAAAGTGTCCAACCTTCTCACAATTGTAACATTGCTCCTTCTTCTTGTCAAAGTTCTTTgattttccttttgattttctaCTAGCATTGCACCATTTTGATGAAGATTCAGACTTATCATCAAGTTTCTTGAATTTATTCTTCTTCCATTCTTCTTCTGGTCTCTTTTCTTGTAGGCTTGTGCTACCAGTGCATGATCCCCAAATTTATTCCCACTCATTTCATCCATTTTCAACTCTCGTGCTTCTAAGGTGGCCGGTAATTCTTCCAGACTCAATgtggaaatgtctttggattcTTCTATGGCACATATAATATAGTCAAACCTGGGATGCAAATATCTCAATACATTTTCACATAGTTTCTGTTTAGTAAGCTTATCCCCACAACCAACCATTTGATTGGTGATACTCCTCAATTTTGAAATCAGATCTGACACCTTTTCTTGATCCTCCATCTGCAGCAATTCAAAATGTCTTTGTAAGGTCTGCAACTTCACTTTTTTGACTTTGGTTCCTCTAGAATAACACTTCTTCATAATGTCAGGCTTCTTTGGCAGTTCATGCATCagatattttttcaaagttgGATGTGTCAAGGCATTGATGAAGAATGAAGGTGGCCTTGCaatctttcttcttgttttctttaaaCTTCGACATATGCTCCTCTGTTGGATTGACTCCCAGCTCCTCAAAACCATTTTCTATGATCTCCAATACTTCTTGGAACCCAAATAATGCCTGAATCTGCACCCTCCATTTATCCCAATCTTTTCCATCAAAATGTGGCATATGGGCTAAAAAAAATCCATTGTTTGCACTTGAGCTCATCTTCACTTCACTTGTGTATTAATCCTCACACTTCACTCGTGTTTATCACTCTGGATCGGAAAACCTTGCTCTAGATACCAAATGTTCGCTTTCAAGCTTACTACTTCAAGTTCGAGAAAATTGAAAAGTAGTATAGCATATGAGTTGTAGGACttattttattgaatgaatgGAGAGTGCTATTTATACATAGTTTATTCTTATTCGTTCTACCTGGCCTATAATtgtctaactaactaattaagatattagttagttagttatcaCATACACTTAGTAttttaacttgaattacaaactTTCAATACCAAGAACGTTTTTggtttattatgattttatcagaacattcttggtttctaacaaaaaatttatattcgaGTCTAATCTATTATATGTTAAatgttcaattttaaaatttgaattgatctttttcaaagtctaaaaagattatattttaaaataatagctttatacatttcaaaattgatgtagaaaaatatgtttaaattacataaaatattagcaaattttgattaaaaaaaacaaaatttaaattttataataataataataataaatttacttatatataattaagtaGGTCAGTTTGATAGACTTAAAAGGCTTTTTCAATTGACCTTTCtaattaaatagatttttaaaaaaactttggctagacttatttattaaaaaaaaaataaaaagtatggTTTGGCCCTAGACCTTTGGTATGCTAAGTTATAAACTCTTATCGGTCAATCTAGTCTATTTTCATCCATACCTACAATTGCATGTTTTAAGTAAGATAGAACAAATGCACATACGAGTACTAcctaattatataataatagaaAAGTCATGATTAGCAAAACAATAACACATCAATTAGCACACATAGACCACAATGCACAAAGGCCTAATTTGAGAGCCTGTAATAATAGAAAAGTCATGATTAGCAAAACAATAACACATCAATTAGCACACATAGACCACAATGCACAAAGGCCTAATTTGAGAGACGGGTGTGATACTAATGTGATACCCTAAACTCAAAATGCTATTAAAGCCTAATACTTGTTTATAAAGCagtggaaaataaaaataaaaataaaaaatttcacatcTTATCGGCAAGAAGGGCATCACATTTCTTAAGTCACGTATTTCCATTAGAAATTCAAAAGggattcaaataataataagtcTCAAAATAAAGACTTTCAaacacatttaaaataataactacaAGAGAAATTTGTCTCGCTTCAACTATCACATGTTAGAGTTCAAATCCCATAAGTTCAGACATTACATAACACCGAAATACAAAACAACATAATATCAAAAGAAACTAGTAAATAAATCTAATAGCAAGCCTTGGCATCATAAAGTGATTACTCCTTAATTAT from Cicer arietinum cultivar CDC Frontier isolate Library 1 chromosome 5, Cicar.CDCFrontier_v2.0, whole genome shotgun sequence carries:
- the LOC101500427 gene encoding purine permease 21-like, whose amino-acid sequence is MGEAQELQLHKMEANADKETFSMEENRFEDQIMNESIKMNKKRRYYLKVAIYVALILVGQSSATLLGRLYYEKGGKSKWMATLVQLVGFPILLPCYFFISSTKKNNNITIDPNKPSFFMLTFVYVSIGILVALICYLFSFGLLYLPVSTFTLISSSQLAFNALFAYFLNSLKLTPCIINSLVLLTISSALLMFQNESSNSTNSSNKMYVIGFMCTLGASAGIGLILSLTQLAFKKVIKIQNFKVVMDMIIYQQLVATCIILVGFFASGEWNGIKKEMQEYEMGKVPYVLDLTFIAITWQVFSIGCVGLIFEVSSLFSNAISVLGMPIVPILAVVFFQDKMNGIKVISMILAVWGFISYIYQQYLDENNTKIENRDTLGAIKDSSPLEAGNESGENGFELILD